Proteins from a single region of bacterium:
- a CDS encoding YidC/Oxa1 family membrane protein insertase, which produces MWTTLIVQPLTNILIVFYNVLGHDLGIAIIALTVLIRLVLYPLSRKAIAGQVAMQRIQPKMKELQQQHKGNREALAKATMALYAEQKVNPLSSCLPTLVQLPFLLGIYGALRLAFEGGAQSLLYAFVAHPTELRDVAFGFLPMGTSSIPLALLAGAAQFWVMKMLVDSRPPTSVAQSSGKDEDMMTMMNKQMKYMMPIVTVVIGATLPAGLTLYWLVTTLFQGAQQKLAFASIRGAPAPASEKK; this is translated from the coding sequence ATGTGGACCACCCTCATCGTCCAGCCACTCACGAACATCCTCATCGTGTTCTACAACGTGCTCGGGCACGATCTCGGCATTGCAATCATCGCGCTCACGGTGCTCATTCGCCTCGTGCTCTATCCGCTCTCGAGGAAGGCGATCGCGGGGCAGGTGGCCATGCAGCGCATTCAGCCCAAGATGAAGGAGCTCCAGCAGCAGCATAAGGGGAACCGCGAGGCACTCGCGAAGGCGACGATGGCACTCTACGCAGAGCAGAAGGTGAACCCGCTCTCCTCCTGTTTACCGACACTCGTGCAACTCCCGTTCCTCCTCGGCATCTACGGGGCGCTCCGCCTCGCGTTCGAGGGTGGAGCGCAATCGCTCCTCTACGCGTTCGTCGCACACCCCACCGAGCTTCGGGACGTCGCGTTCGGCTTCCTTCCCATGGGGACATCCTCCATTCCGCTCGCGCTCCTCGCGGGTGCGGCGCAGTTCTGGGTCATGAAGATGCTCGTGGATAGCCGTCCGCCGACGAGTGTCGCGCAGAGTTCCGGGAAGGATGAGGATATGATGACGATGATGAACAAGCAGATGAAGTACATGATGCCGATCGTCACGGTCGTCATCGGCGCGACACTCCCCGCCGGTCTCACGCTCTACTGGCTCGTGACGACGCTCTTCCAGGGCGCGCAGCAGAAGCTCGCGTTCGCCTCGATCCGCGGCGCTCCCGCGCCAGCTTCGGAAAAAAAATAG
- the nusA gene encoding transcription termination factor NusA, whose protein sequence is MSAISQAMRDICDEKGIPFESVLETVEAALAAAYRKDFGEKNQNIKVTFDPETAGVSAFDEKEVVEDEFVAEALREIEERQKQRDLEEQMRAEGKLPPAPEVAVETRRQPEELEIVEEDGVKKYNPKLHIALAEARGHESDTQVGGTIRIPLEVPGAFGRMAAQTAKQVIMQRLREAERDTIYNEWKSAEGEVVTATVQRREGRTVLLDLGPRTTGILREEEQIPTDRYAPGTRVKVLLYAVGKTMRGPELLCSRTHPDLIRHLFMVEVPEVSSGAVQIMAVAREPGSRAKVAVRATEEHVDPIGACIGQRGTRVQTIIAELSGEKIDIIEYAEQPAAFLANAMSPAKVVAVELHEPSKTAVVRVPADQFSLAIGRSGQNVRLAARLTGWKINVQEAVAPAVQEGEVVDAVSDAEPATVPPEAPTALEASEAPEVPPADDGTAPTPA, encoded by the coding sequence ATGTCCGCCATCTCCCAAGCCATGCGTGATATCTGTGATGAGAAGGGTATCCCGTTCGAGTCCGTTCTCGAGACCGTCGAGGCGGCGCTCGCGGCTGCGTACCGGAAGGATTTCGGTGAGAAGAATCAGAACATTAAGGTGACGTTCGATCCCGAGACCGCTGGGGTGTCCGCCTTTGATGAGAAGGAGGTCGTCGAGGACGAGTTCGTCGCCGAGGCACTCCGCGAGATTGAGGAGCGCCAGAAGCAGCGCGACCTTGAGGAGCAGATGCGTGCGGAGGGGAAGCTGCCACCCGCACCAGAAGTTGCGGTGGAGACGCGGCGTCAGCCCGAGGAGCTCGAGATCGTGGAGGAGGACGGCGTGAAGAAGTACAATCCGAAGCTCCACATCGCACTCGCCGAGGCGCGCGGACACGAGTCCGACACACAGGTGGGGGGCACCATTCGCATCCCACTCGAGGTGCCGGGCGCATTTGGACGCATGGCCGCGCAAACCGCGAAGCAAGTCATCATGCAGCGCCTGCGCGAGGCGGAGCGCGACACCATCTACAACGAGTGGAAGTCGGCCGAAGGCGAGGTGGTGACGGCAACGGTGCAGCGCCGTGAGGGACGCACGGTGCTCCTGGACCTTGGCCCGCGCACCACGGGTATCCTCCGCGAGGAAGAGCAGATTCCTACCGACCGCTACGCACCCGGCACGCGCGTGAAGGTGCTCCTCTACGCGGTGGGTAAGACCATGCGTGGCCCCGAACTCCTCTGTTCACGCACGCACCCGGACCTCATTCGCCACCTCTTCATGGTCGAGGTTCCGGAGGTGTCGTCCGGCGCGGTCCAGATTATGGCGGTTGCCCGCGAGCCCGGTTCTCGCGCGAAGGTTGCGGTGCGCGCGACCGAGGAGCACGTTGATCCCATCGGCGCGTGCATTGGGCAGCGCGGGACTCGTGTCCAAACGATCATCGCCGAGCTCTCCGGTGAGAAAATTGATATCATTGAGTATGCAGAGCAGCCGGCGGCATTCCTCGCGAACGCGATGTCGCCAGCGAAGGTCGTCGCGGTGGAGCTCCACGAACCCTCGAAGACCGCGGTGGTCCGCGTTCCGGCGGACCAGTTCTCGCTCGCCATCGGTCGCAGTGGGCAGAATGTGCGCCTCGCCGCGCGGTTGACTGGCTGGAAGATCAACGTCCAGGAAGCGGTAGCTCCCGCCGTGCAGGAGGGAGAAGTTGTGGACGCAGTGAGCGACGCAGAACCGGCAACGGTGCCGCCCGAAGCACCTACAGCACTTGAGGCATCTGAGGCACCCGAGGTGCCACCGGCAGACGACGGCACCGCACCCACTCCCGCTTGA
- the groL gene encoding chaperonin GroEL (60 kDa chaperone family; promotes refolding of misfolded polypeptides especially under stressful conditions; forms two stacked rings of heptamers to form a barrel-shaped 14mer; ends can be capped by GroES; misfolded proteins enter the barrel where they are refolded when GroES binds) produces the protein MAKQILFDEAARSAIRRGVDKLADTVTVTLGPKGRNVVLDRGYGSPIITKDGVTVAKDIELEDKFENVGASLVKEVASKTNDVSGDGTTTATLLAQSIINEGMKNVTAGANPVAIRRGIEKGVEAIVEELRRKVSKPVSGTQDIAHIAAISANDHEIGALIAKTMEEVGENGVITVEESQSLALESEVVKGMRFDKGYASPYMVTNAERMEAEYHDVRILITDKKISSIQDLLPTLEKVAAEGRKEIVIIAEDVDGEALATLVVNKIRGTFNALAVKAPGFGDRRKEMLKDIAVLTGGRVISEEVGLKLDSVNIADLGQARRVVANKETTTIVEGRGEPAAIADRVAAIKRELDQSDSDFDREKLQERLAKLAGGVGVIKVGASTETEMKEKKARIEDAVQATKAAAEEGVVPGGGVALIRAASALGTVQAVGDEQVGISILRRALEAPLKKIAENAGKDGAVVAEEVKRRTGNEGYNAAEDRYEDLVVAGIIDPTKVTRTALQNAASIAALFLTTEAVVTDKPDPKGDAAAAAGGGMGGMGGGMY, from the coding sequence ATGGCAAAGCAAATTCTGTTCGATGAGGCGGCGCGCTCCGCGATTCGCCGCGGCGTGGACAAGCTCGCGGACACTGTCACCGTGACGCTCGGCCCGAAGGGGCGGAACGTCGTGCTCGATCGCGGCTACGGTTCGCCGATCATCACGAAGGACGGTGTGACGGTGGCAAAGGACATTGAGCTTGAGGACAAGTTTGAGAACGTCGGCGCGTCGCTCGTGAAGGAGGTTGCGTCGAAAACGAACGATGTCTCCGGTGACGGGACGACGACGGCGACGCTCCTCGCGCAGTCCATCATCAACGAGGGCATGAAGAACGTGACGGCCGGTGCAAACCCCGTCGCTATTCGCCGCGGCATCGAGAAGGGCGTGGAGGCGATTGTCGAGGAGCTCCGGCGGAAGGTGTCAAAACCGGTCTCCGGCACGCAGGATATTGCCCACATCGCGGCGATCTCTGCGAACGATCACGAGATTGGTGCGCTCATCGCAAAGACGATGGAGGAGGTAGGCGAGAACGGCGTCATCACCGTCGAGGAGTCCCAGTCGCTCGCGCTCGAGAGCGAGGTGGTGAAGGGCATGCGGTTTGACAAGGGGTACGCATCGCCGTACATGGTCACGAACGCGGAGCGCATGGAGGCCGAGTATCACGACGTGCGTATCCTCATCACGGACAAGAAGATCAGCTCGATCCAGGACCTCCTCCCCACGCTCGAGAAGGTGGCCGCGGAGGGGCGCAAGGAGATCGTCATCATCGCGGAGGATGTGGACGGCGAGGCACTCGCGACGCTCGTCGTGAATAAGATTCGCGGCACGTTCAACGCGCTTGCGGTGAAGGCGCCGGGTTTTGGCGACCGCCGCAAGGAGATGCTCAAGGACATCGCGGTGCTCACCGGCGGTCGCGTCATCTCCGAGGAGGTGGGCCTCAAGCTCGACTCCGTGAACATTGCCGATCTCGGTCAGGCGCGTCGTGTCGTGGCGAACAAGGAGACGACGACGATCGTCGAGGGGCGCGGTGAGCCCGCGGCGATTGCCGATCGCGTTGCCGCGATCAAGCGCGAGCTCGATCAGAGCGATTCGGACTTCGACCGCGAGAAGCTCCAGGAGCGCCTCGCGAAGCTCGCCGGCGGTGTTGGTGTCATCAAGGTTGGTGCATCAACGGAGACCGAGATGAAGGAGAAGAAGGCGCGCATCGAGGACGCCGTGCAGGCGACGAAGGCCGCAGCGGAAGAGGGCGTCGTGCCCGGCGGTGGCGTCGCGCTCATCCGCGCAGCGTCCGCGCTCGGGACCGTGCAGGCCGTCGGGGACGAGCAGGTGGGCATCAGCATCCTCCGGCGCGCGCTCGAAGCACCACTCAAGAAGATCGCAGAGAACGCCGGCAAGGACGGCGCAGTCGTGGCCGAGGAGGTGAAGCGGCGCACTGGCAACGAGGGCTACAATGCCGCCGAGGACCGCTACGAGGACCTCGTCGTCGCGGGCATCATTGACCCCACAAAGGTGACGCGCACCGCACTCCAGAACGCCGCATCCATCGCCGCGCTCTTCCTCACTACGGAGGCCGTCGTCACGGACAAACCGGACCCCAAGGGTGACGCCGCCGCGGCCGCAGGAGGCGGCATGGGTGGCATGGGTGGCGGGATGTACTAG
- the groES gene encoding co-chaperone GroES: MQVKPLHDHVVVKPSSAETVTKSGIVLPDTAKEKPEQGKVIAVGPGKILSSGQRAPMSVQVGDTVLFKKYSPDEIKVDDAEFLVIRDEDILAIVA; this comes from the coding sequence ATGCAAGTCAAACCGCTCCATGACCACGTCGTGGTCAAGCCGTCGTCCGCAGAGACCGTGACAAAGTCCGGTATCGTCCTGCCGGATACCGCAAAGGAGAAGCCGGAGCAGGGTAAGGTGATCGCAGTGGGTCCGGGCAAGATTCTCTCGTCCGGCCAGCGCGCGCCGATGTCGGTTCAGGTTGGAGACACCGTGCTCTTCAAGAAGTACTCGCCCGATGAGATCAAGGTTGACGATGCGGAGTTCCTCGTCATTCGCGATGAGGATATCCTCGCCATTGTTGCGTAA
- a CDS encoding PRC-barrel domain-containing protein: MFLSDDQLVGIAVETEQGERVGTLVGFVVDVDSGIIAQYRVRARGFFAMFFPTSNELLVHHTQVVSLDARRMVIRGRGTRVRADDEQRSRAPSAQPVATASDL, translated from the coding sequence ATGTTTCTCTCCGATGATCAGCTCGTGGGTATTGCGGTGGAAACGGAGCAGGGTGAGCGTGTCGGCACGCTCGTCGGGTTCGTGGTGGATGTCGATAGTGGAATCATCGCGCAGTACCGCGTGCGGGCACGCGGTTTTTTCGCCATGTTTTTCCCGACGTCGAACGAGCTTCTCGTGCACCACACGCAAGTCGTTTCGCTCGATGCACGGCGTATGGTCATCCGTGGACGCGGCACGCGCGTGCGTGCGGATGACGAGCAACGCAGTCGTGCGCCATCCGCGCAGCCCGTCGCGACCGCATCGGATTTGTGA
- a CDS encoding O-antigen ligase family protein, with protein sequence MPFPPLSALARLRAHGRDVLVGLAGFLLPWQTVWLLRAGELSGQPYALVNVGIFAGDIVLFALAVFGFIVGTRRSRVTGVIAVLAIAGFGTFNILRSPDVLLSAVGWVRMALLVLATTGAGMLARHARAFLYGFLAAMGVHAMIGIVQFLALAAPAFTALGIPERAATRLGESVVEAGGGRWLRAYGGFPHPNVFGTALLCAIMGTATLLPRAGAALRIRRAIRIAVIALFTFVLVLTFSRAAWIGAAILFGVLAVRPRTQYAALAGALTLLAAFTTLWPLVATRLDTSERLELISVQQRYAAIDDAHALLTAHPLLGVGLHAMPRAIADVTPARDPATIEPVHDVPVLAIVEVGVLGMIIVVFALVAALVASPGFVAPWVWLSLLPAIIFDHHPWSLSVGSVFFIALVAISVAIATGKQEGQSQDDGTT encoded by the coding sequence ATGCCATTCCCACCCCTTTCCGCATTGGCACGCCTCCGCGCGCACGGGCGCGACGTGCTCGTCGGGCTCGCCGGATTTCTCCTCCCGTGGCAGACCGTCTGGCTGCTGCGCGCGGGGGAGCTCTCGGGTCAGCCCTACGCGCTCGTGAATGTTGGCATCTTCGCGGGTGACATCGTACTCTTCGCGCTCGCGGTTTTCGGGTTCATCGTGGGGACCCGTCGGTCGCGTGTGACGGGTGTCATTGCCGTCCTCGCGATCGCGGGTTTTGGGACGTTCAATATTCTCCGGAGCCCCGATGTGCTCCTCAGCGCGGTGGGGTGGGTGCGCATGGCACTCCTTGTGCTTGCCACTACCGGTGCGGGGATGCTCGCACGTCACGCGCGCGCTTTCCTCTACGGGTTCCTCGCGGCGATGGGTGTCCACGCGATGATCGGCATCGTGCAGTTCCTTGCGCTCGCTGCGCCAGCATTCACCGCACTCGGTATTCCCGAGCGCGCCGCGACCCGCCTCGGCGAGTCCGTCGTCGAGGCGGGCGGTGGGCGGTGGCTCCGTGCGTACGGGGGGTTCCCGCACCCGAACGTGTTCGGCACCGCGCTCCTCTGCGCCATCATGGGAACCGCGACGCTGCTCCCGCGCGCGGGTGCAGCCCTCCGCATACGTCGCGCGATCCGAATCGCCGTCATCGCGCTCTTCACGTTCGTGCTCGTGCTCACGTTCTCCCGCGCGGCGTGGATCGGTGCCGCCATCCTCTTTGGTGTGCTCGCCGTGCGCCCGCGGACGCAGTACGCGGCACTCGCCGGCGCGCTGACGCTCCTCGCCGCCTTCACGACGCTCTGGCCACTCGTTGCCACACGTCTCGATACGTCTGAACGGCTCGAGCTCATTTCGGTGCAGCAGCGCTACGCAGCGATTGACGATGCGCACGCGTTGCTCACCGCACACCCGCTCCTCGGTGTCGGACTCCACGCGATGCCGCGCGCGATCGCTGATGTCACGCCTGCGCGCGACCCCGCGACCATCGAACCCGTCCACGACGTGCCGGTGCTCGCGATCGTCGAGGTGGGGGTACTCGGCATGATCATCGTCGTTTTTGCACTCGTCGCCGCGCTCGTCGCGTCGCCAGGGTTTGTCGCGCCCTGGGTGTGGCTATCGCTTCTGCCGGCCATCATCTTTGACCACCACCCCTGGTCCTTGTCCGTGGGGTCGGTGTTCTTCATCGCACTCGTGGCAATCTCCGTGGCGATAGCGACGGGTAAACAGGAGGGCCAATCACAGGACGACGGCACAACTTGA
- a CDS encoding methyltransferase domain-containing protein yields the protein MATGSALLNADALLARTGLASGMRVADLGCGATGHLIIPAALLVGEHGKAYAVDIQRSALAATESKAKLDSVSVITYIWSDLERDAATPIPAGSLDVALLVSTLHLTNDRAAVLREAARLVRGGGRVLVVEWKPIASVMGPPAERRVPEDALIATAQEVGLTFRERFDAGPQHYGVLFVKGDAGVTSHGTTL from the coding sequence ATGGCAACCGGATCGGCACTCCTCAACGCGGACGCGCTCCTCGCGCGCACTGGCCTCGCGAGCGGCATGCGCGTTGCGGACCTCGGGTGCGGCGCGACCGGACACCTCATCATTCCGGCGGCGTTGCTCGTGGGAGAACACGGCAAGGCCTACGCGGTGGACATCCAGCGCTCGGCGCTCGCCGCAACGGAGAGCAAGGCGAAGCTCGATAGCGTGAGCGTGATCACCTACATTTGGTCCGATCTCGAGCGCGACGCCGCGACACCAATCCCCGCAGGGTCGCTCGATGTCGCGTTGCTCGTCTCGACGCTCCACCTCACGAACGATCGCGCTGCGGTGCTCCGCGAGGCCGCGCGGCTCGTGCGCGGAGGCGGTCGCGTCCTCGTCGTCGAGTGGAAGCCCATCGCGAGCGTCATGGGCCCTCCGGCAGAGCGTCGGGTACCGGAAGATGCGCTCATCGCCACGGCGCAGGAGGTCGGCCTCACGTTCCGCGAGCGATTTGATGCCGGTCCGCAGCACTACGGCGTGCTGTTCGTGAAGGGTGATGCAGGAGTCACGTCGCACGGAACAACTCTATGA
- a CDS encoding YraN family protein, with the protein MRDPRKQFGDEGERAAERYLRSKGYRIIERNARLRCGEIDLVCRLGREVVFVEVKTRSGKGYGAPEESVTRAKQHRLIRASEEYLAHVPYLRSHPWRIDVIAITTGSGEPEIVHIPNAVAGED; encoded by the coding sequence ATGCGAGACCCGCGCAAACAATTTGGCGACGAGGGGGAGCGCGCGGCGGAGCGCTACCTCCGCAGCAAGGGATACCGCATCATCGAGCGCAACGCGCGCCTGCGGTGCGGAGAGATTGATCTCGTCTGTCGTCTCGGGCGCGAGGTCGTGTTCGTCGAGGTGAAGACGCGCTCGGGGAAGGGGTACGGCGCACCGGAGGAATCGGTCACCCGTGCGAAGCAGCACCGCCTCATTCGTGCATCGGAGGAGTACCTCGCGCACGTGCCGTACTTGCGATCCCACCCGTGGCGCATTGACGTCATCGCCATCACCACCGGAAGCGGCGAGCCGGAGATCGTGCACATCCCGAACGCGGTCGCCGGTGAGGATTGA
- a CDS encoding Type 1 glutamine amidotransferase-like domain-containing protein, translating to MSTGGTPFLQHALPEIARLLGERRDIGYISAAEIMDPPEEWFAKAQHAFARIGAAVHHIRWDAEDRFAALGRANAIMVGGGNTYALLQRLRVSGLLSDIRKSVRENDMPYIGASAGMNIAGMTIIPTNDWNTVECAPPFDGFGFVPWATNPHFLDAQASSAPNREPTSYRIAEFHRFHEHPVLGIEEEAFVVVRNGTAAVLSNGTARARWYERGQNTLWFPHGSTLPLRIGTATSAR from the coding sequence ATGTCAACAGGCGGAACGCCGTTTCTCCAGCACGCACTCCCGGAGATCGCTCGCCTGCTTGGCGAGCGGCGGGATATCGGCTACATCTCCGCAGCGGAGATCATGGACCCACCGGAGGAGTGGTTCGCGAAAGCACAACACGCGTTCGCACGCATCGGTGCTGCGGTGCACCACATCCGATGGGATGCCGAGGATCGCTTCGCGGCCCTCGGCAGGGCAAACGCGATCATGGTGGGTGGTGGAAATACGTACGCGCTACTCCAACGCCTCCGTGTGTCCGGGCTGCTCTCGGACATCCGCAAAAGCGTGCGCGAAAACGACATGCCATACATCGGCGCGAGCGCAGGCATGAACATCGCCGGCATGACGATCATTCCGACGAACGACTGGAACACCGTCGAGTGCGCGCCGCCGTTCGATGGATTCGGGTTCGTGCCCTGGGCGACGAATCCGCACTTCCTGGACGCGCAGGCATCGTCTGCACCCAACCGCGAGCCGACGAGCTACCGCATCGCGGAGTTCCATCGCTTCCACGAGCACCCGGTCCTCGGCATCGAGGAGGAGGCGTTCGTCGTGGTGCGCAATGGGACAGCGGCGGTGCTCAGTAACGGCACCGCTCGTGCGCGGTGGTACGAGCGCGGCCAGAATACCCTGTGGTTCCCGCACGGCTCCACGCTCCCTCTCCGCATCGGCACTGCCACAAGCGCAAGGTGA